One region of Cheilinus undulatus linkage group 4, ASM1832078v1, whole genome shotgun sequence genomic DNA includes:
- the si:dkeyp-75b4.8 gene encoding lipopolysaccharide-induced tumor necrosis factor-alpha factor homolog yields MEPPSYEEASLSPPVVSSAVFIVPPPPSYDVSQHSPPTPPPTYGEAVTVQPGPFPVLTPPQIQTQAASPSRNTGVIIHPVTQIGVSSVSSRQTQPVVTQQPPPVPVALSYLGDVPAVVRCPHCHHIVTTKVTYHPGKAAWCTCLLLSLMGLVCGCCLIPFMVHSLQDVHHSCPHCERHLHTNPR; encoded by the exons ATGGAACCACCGTCATACGAGGAGGCCAGTCTCAGCCCTCCTGTTGTCAGCTCAGCGGTATTCATCGTCCCTCCTCCCCCTTCATACGATGTCTCTCAGCACTCGCCTCCAACACCTCCACCCACCTACGGAGAAGCAG taACAGTCCAGCCGGGTCCATTTCCTGTCCTGACTCCACCTCAGATTCAAACTCAAGCGGCGTCACCTTCACGAAACACCGGAGTCATCATCCATCCAGTTACCCAAA TCGGTGTATCGTCTGTcagcagcagacaaacacaacCAGTCGTGACCCAGCAGCCTCCGCCTGTTCCTGTCGCACTCTCATATCTGGGAGACGTCCCTGCCGTGGTACGCTGCCCGCACTGCCACCACATTGTCACCACCAAAGTCACATACCATCCTGGGAAGGCTGCCTGGTGCACGTGTTTACTTCTCTCTTTGATGGG GTTAGTGTGCGGTTGCTGTCTGATCCCGTTCATGGTACACAGCCTTCAGGATGTACATCATTCCTGCCCGCACTGTGAAAGACATCTGCACACAAACCCGAGATGA